The following coding sequences lie in one Glycine soja cultivar W05 chromosome 16, ASM419377v2, whole genome shotgun sequence genomic window:
- the LOC114389378 gene encoding myb-related protein 308-like yields the protein MGRAPCCSKVGLHKGPWTPKEDALLTKYIQAHGEGQWKSLPKKAGLLRCGKSCRLRWMNYLRPDIKRGNIAPEEDDLIIRMHSLLGNRWSLIAGRLPGRTDNEIKNYWNTHLSKKLKIQGTEDTDTHKMLENPQEEAASDGGNNNKKKKKKKNGGKKNKQKNKGKENDEPPKTQVYLPKPIRVKAMYLQRTDSNTFTFDSNSASGSTSQEKEESPVTKESNVVSEVGNVGEESDGFGFFSEDHDLVNVSDIECHSYFPTDHGNLQQLYEEYFQLLNMDHGQFELNSFAESLLD from the exons ATGGGAAGGGCTCCTTGTTGTTCCAAAGTGGGGTTGCACAAAGGTCCATGGACTCCTAAAGAAGATGCATTGCTTACCAAGTATATCCAAGCTCATGGAGAAGGCCAATGGAAATCACTACCCAAAAAAGCAG GGCTTCTTAGATGTGGAAAAAGTTGTAGATTGAGATGGATGAACTATCTGAGACCAGACATAAAGAGAGGGAACATAGCACCAGAAGAAGATGATCTTATAATCAGAATGCATTCACTTTTGGGAAACAGATGGTCCCTCATAGCAGGAAGGTTACCAGGGAGAACAGACAATGAAATAAAGAACTACTGGAACACCCATCTAAGCAAAAAGCTGAAAATTCAAGGAACAGaagacacagacacacacaaaaTGTTAGAGAATCCTCAAGAAGAGGCTGCAAGTGATGgtggcaacaacaacaaaaagaagaagaagaagaagaacggtGGCAAAAAGAACAAGCAGAAGAACAAAGGCAAAGAAAATGATGAGCCGCCAAAGACACAAGTTTACCTACCAAAACCAATTAGAGTGAAGGCAATGTATTTACAAAGAACGGATAGTAACACCTTCACCTTTGATTCCAATTCAGCTAGTGGATCAACAAGCCAAGAGAAGGAGGAAAGCCCCGTGACAAAAGAATCAAACGTGGTTAGTGAAGTTGGTAATGTGGGAGAAGAAAGTGATGGTTTTGGCTTCTTCAGTGAGGACCATGACTTAGTCAACGTCTCAGATATTGAATGCCACTCTTATTTTCCCACAGATCATGGCAACCTACAGCAATTGTATGAAGAATATTTCCAGCTCTTGAACATGGACCATGGCCAATTCGAACTGAATTCATTTGCAGAATCTTTATTAGATTAA